ATATCAAGCAAGGATATACGCTTATCATTGTAAAACACTTCTCCCGTAAATTCATCTATATACAGGCCAACCAGCACATTTATAAGCGTGCTTTTACCGGAACCATTTTTGCCAGTGAGCGCGTATATATTACCTTTTTTAAAAGTGACGCTGTAGTCATGTAAAACACAGTTATCTCCATAAGAAAATGTTAGATTTCTAGCTTCGATACAATCTATGCCTTTTGGCACCTCCTTACCGTTGCTTTTTTCATTAATCTCGAATATCTCCCTGAGACGGTTATAAGAAACCATATTCTCCTGTACGCTTTGCCCCAAGGTAAAGAAATACCTCGTAGCTGACATCATCATACTAAAGTAGCTTGATATAATGGCAAAATAACCCACAGAAAGGCTCCCATTTATAACGGATATGCCACCAAACAAAAACACCAGAATGTTAGCAACTGTCATTATTATTTTATCAACGCTTGAAAATAGATAGTTGGTTTTTTGATATATTAATGCTTTATTCAATAAATTCTCAAACACATGGGTAAGACGCTTAAAAAAACCATTCCCGACTCCATGAAGCTGAATGAACTTCACATTGCATAATTGCTCAGTTAACTTCCCAAAGTATCTTGATTGTTCTTCCTTATATTCGTAGCTCACCTTAAAGAGCGGTTTCTTAAATATGTTGTAGCTCAAAAAATACAGTGCATTTAAGATGATAAGCACTATTCCAAGATATATACTAAACGAAAATATTAAGGCTATCGGAGCTATCACCATGACGGCGTTTATTACAATCTGCTGCATTACTCCAATGCAGAAAATTATCAAAGCGTTTGAATCACTGTTGATCCGCTGGTTTAAATATGCTGTATCCTGACGCAGTATAAAGCCTAGTGGTACGTTCTGCACATGTTTTATAGCATCTGCATTAAGTCTGAATGCAATTTGGGTTTGTAGCTTCATATACAGGCGGCTACTCACATATCCAAGTATCAATCCCACTATGCTGAATAAAGCAAAAATTAAAATATACCTGCCGAGAAAAGACGTATCTGTTGCCTGTATGAGTCGGTCTATAAAACTGCCAGAGATATAGGGGAACACCACTGTGGTCATACTGGCAAATATACATATGAGTATATAAAGTGTCAATATTCCCTTCTTTTCATTAAGGTATTTGCCACAAAAGTTAAATATCTGTTTCATTGCGATCCACCTCGATACGCTATATTCTCAGCAGTTTAATCTTTATCTCGCCATATCGCTTCAAGACAAGTTTCCAGCGCGGTCATTCCTGCCTTAGTTTCAATATCCGGTCTTGTGCCTGCAATGGCGTTGCAGCTTCCGTCAGGATTTAAAGAAAAATATGGGTCAAAGTACACGAGCAGACCGCTGTTAGGCAAGGCAAATGTATATGGCTGCCCCCCACGTCCGTTTCCGCCCGTTGTTTTGCCTACAAGCCTTGCAAAGCCCGTAGTCTTGCAAAAGGAAGCAAATGCATCAGAAGCGGAGTAATTGCTCCTGTCAATCAACATCCATAATTGACCTTGAAAGCAAATGCTATTATCGTGTTGCGTGCAAGTGTTTTCGTGATTGTAAAACTTCAGATGGCCGAAATCTTTTATATTTAAATCCGGAAATGTATTATCCCAAGTCTCGCTATCGATTTCTTTAAACTCGGACGGAAACGGCTGCTCTGCATCCCACATAAAACGGTTAAACTTGCCATCCTTAACACCGATCATACCAGATTGTTTCAAAGGCTCGCAAATTATGTGTGATACGATTCCATCCCTCCACACGCCGGTGTTCCCTCCACCGTTTCCCTGTATGTCTATGATTATATCATCCGCCTCGCTGTTTGCTTCAAAAAAATCCTGAATCATCTTGATCGCAATCGGCGTACATTTTGGAGACGACCAAAGGAAACCTGTAATTTTTATGTAAGGAATACCTTCTCCAACCGTAGCCTCTATAATCGTTTGTCTTACTTCTTCATACAATGATTGTTCTTGCGGGTATAGCTGTGTACCACCTTCGGTAGAGGCAGGTGTGGGGCTTGGCATTAAGTTTTTATAATAGTCATAAAAAGTTTTGACCTTTTGGCTTTCTATTATGGATAGCATCTTGGATAGCATATCGACTTCTTCCTTACTGTCGTGGTTCTGATTTTCTCCGCTCGATTCCACTACCGCTCGAAAAGTATCGACCATGCGTTGATACAAAAACGGTTGAATGACATATAGATGGCCTATACTTTTAAACTGCTTCAAGCAGTTATTGATTACATTTATATAATTATCCTGAAGTATGGATGGTCCCCTACACACACTTATCAGCTCAGTACGGTAAGTATCCCTTACCTCCTTCCAATCCAGCCCCAGTTCATTTTTTATCGTTTCAAAATATGGGTAATTATCCTCCAACATTTCCCATAAGGCATCATAGTCTTCAAGCGCTTGCTGTTTAGATAGAATTAACTGCTCTCCATCTGAACTAACTTTCAGTTCTGTTTCATATGGGAGTGGAAATTTGTCATAATCAGAAAACCTGTTTGTAGTAGTCTTATCAGGCATTCCAGGAGAATGCTCTGGAATGCTATGATTGGCGATTAATCCATCGCAGGAGCATAAAAGGGGCATTAGCATTGATAAAACTAAGATAAATAACTTATATGGCTTCATGCTTTTGTGGTTCCTTTCAAATTCCGGTCATCCTAAGTATAATACTGCGGACAGCAGTTATTTATTAACCATTAGAGACATCCGATGTGCGATTATCCGCCATAAGGCTCAGGAACCATTTTACCAACGCAGGCTCTGGCTCCACACAAACTGCAATTAGCAGCACATAAAGTTTCACAGTTAGCAGCGCATAGCGTTTCACAGTCTGCTCCACATAACGAAGCACATTCTGCCCCGCATACATTAATCAAACACTTTATAAAGCAGTATTGATCTATCATGCCATCTTGTGGATGTACCAAATATTCCATAAAATCACCTCCTTTTTAAATAAATTAAGCTTATGCTTATTTGATGTTTTGTCTTATGGTTAATAATGCAACGCTGCCCGCAATATTATCAATATATTTCTATATATTGCTGCTAATCCCATCTTGAATTTGCTCCAGACAAACTTCCAGCGCGGTCTGGCCTTCCTTTGCTTCAATGTCAGGACTTGTGCCCACGATAGCGTTATCAAATAACCTTGTCGCGATATATTGGTTATCGATAAGATACTGCTCGATTTCCTCAGTGTCCGGTCTGTCTTCCGGTGCCGTTGTTTGGAGACGACTTCCTGCGTTGTTCAGACTGCCCAAATATTCATACGATTGCCGCACTTTATTGGAATCCATAATAGTGCGCATTTGCCTTTGATTTTCATTCTGATTTTCTAATAGTATCGGAACAACGACGTGAATCATGCCATATCGTCATCTTTATTCGCTGGCTTTATTTTGTTATTTTTCAGATAGAACGATATAACGCAGATATAGTCTTTCAATCTATAACGCATTACATTACACCGAGTGTCCTTTCTAAATAATCTCCGGCTAGGGCATCCGCCCATACAAATAGGTAAGTATTTACATTTTGAGCATTCGCTATCGTGCGTGGGGTCATACATCAAGTATTGTAAAAGCGGAACCATCGCGGCATCAGATGCAGGGGCTAACAAGTCGCCAACTGTTCTTTCTTTAACCCCTATGTCATTCCAGCACTTATAAAGCTTCCCGTCCGCATTTATAACGAGGTTGCTGTTAGAATCAGCTCCGCAAGAGTTTGCTATTAGTCTTGGATATGAATTACTTATATCTGAAGAGTTTCGTATTCTATAGTCAAATTCAACGGCCGAAAATTCTTCTGGATGGTAGCAACTGCTTTCGGCGTAGCAATCGTTTGAATTTTCTACCATACCCAAGTATGGATAAGCCACATCGTTCAAATCGTTTTCCTTTAATATTTTCAGAACCTCATCTACTTGATCTGCATTATCCTTATCCGTGTTAATCCTGATGCTTACCTTGCAAGGCAGTATTTCTTTCGCTGCCCGTAAGTTTGATATAATCTTGTGAAATGTTGGCTGGCCTCCTGCAAGCGGCCTTCGTTTGTCGTGTTCTTCTGGCGCACCGTCCACCGTAATCTGTGTGTGCATAATCCTTAGATCCTTCAGGCGTTCGGACACCTTGGTTGTAAGCAGATAGCCATTTGTTACTATTCCAGCATCGTATCTGATTTTATGCTCTTCACAAATCTCCAAAAACTTATTCGTTAGATTTTCAATTATGTCTAATGCCAGAAGCGGTTCCCCTCCATACCATGTAACGGACAGTCGCATAATGGATTCCGCTCGGGCCTTAACAAGTTCTACAACCTTTTCCTGAACACCTTCGGACATTACAACGGGTTTAAGGCTCTCCTTTTCATAGCAATAGATACATCGAAAATTACAATCGGAAGTTGGGGCTATGGTTAATCCTAAACTAGAAGTGTTGTAGCGGCTTTGAAGAAGATTGAATCGAATTAATTCCAATTCGTCTATGTCATCACGCAGTATATATCCGCCGTATTTCAAGTCCTCTAATAATTTTTCATCGGAGATAGGCTGTCCTCGCTCTTTAAAATTTTGAAAATATATATACTTTTCTTTATCAATTAGCGCAAGGGCATTTGTACGTGAATTATAGAGTATGCGTTTACTTTCGTCGTCCTCATAGGGGAACTCAAAATTGTAGCTAGATTCTTTGTAATTTAGACCGTTCATTATAGCCCCTCCTTCACATATCATAAATTCATGTAGAATTTCTTTTGCATAGTAATGTACTTATATAATTATACGTATAATTATATATATTAGTATCGCAATGTCAACTAAATATCTGAAGCGTATTATATATCTGCATATTTGGAAGAATATGATATCACCGTCGACCCGAGAACACTCCGCAAAGACATCGAACAGCTAAGAAAGTTCGGCGTTGATATTGCCAAAGACCGCAAGGCTCAGAATCTCTACCATTATGTTTTGACACGGGGCTAACAGATGGAAGCCATCCTGTACTTTACAGGAGGCATCCATTTCGTCCTCTTCCGGATCCTGCAATTGTTCTAGTAATATATATACTCACTTACTGCCTTTGAGAAGTCCTTAAAGAAACAGAACTCTTTTTCATTTGCATAATACATCACATTCTTCATCCTGGACATGGTGCCCATTTACCTTGTTTGTAAAGATCTACAAATTCCAATTTGAATTCAAAACTATAGCGTATAAAAACACCCTCCTTACTGATTTTTTCCAGTAAAGAGGGTACATATCACAAGACCGGCGAGGGATTTTTCACTTGCTTACATATTTTGTATGGCACTAATCAGTTGCGTAACTTCGTCAACTCCGATTAATCTACTGCCATCGGCCAGCCACCGCAGCTTTAACTGCAAATTTGATCCAGCCGCGGTAGTCGCCAACAATTAGCTGTCGAGTTCAGAGCAACACGCACTCAGTTAGCGAAACGCTTGGCCGGAGCTGCAGCAACTGCAACAACTGCAGCCGCCGTGTTCGGCACATCATCCTTGTTCGGATCTTTTTGCTTGATTTTCTCCGCCAATTCCGCTGCCCCGACTCCCAAAGGCGTTACTTTGGCACCGTAATCGCATAACGGACAAGAACGCAGGCTGAACTTCTTCTGCTTGGCAAAAGCCTCCAACAGGTGGATCTTGGCCGCCTCGACCTTGGCTTGCCGGGTCAATTCGCCCACCGTGTGATCCGCGATTTGTTTGTTACCATAGTAGAGCATCAGTTTCTCGATCAGGCCACGATATAACGGGGTCATGATCTTTTTGTCGATCAGAGTGCGAATCGCCAAAACGTTGTCTTTCAACTCGCGCCCGGTCACCCGATCCATGTATTCGATGCCAAGCGCCTCGTACTTCGGCTTTTCATTCAGGTTTTTGCTAGCCAACTCAGCATTCGTCTTGATCAATTTGTCCAGAGCTTGCGCATCTTTGTCGAGCGCGTATATTCTCGCCGCACTGAGCACCGCATCTGTAATCACCGGTACGGGATTGCGGTAGAATTGGTACGGTTCGTTGGGATCGCTAGTCTTACGTGAACGTTTATAGCGATAGGTGTCGATGCGTTTGATTCCTTCCGCCAATTCCATCAATTTACGCGTGGCGCAGATTTGGCGATTCAGTTCGTCCAAACGAAATTGGGCTACACATCTTGCCGTGCCGAGCGCACCAACCACGTCGGCGTCCTGGGCGACCGATTTTTGCGCTTCATCGTATCTTTTCAGCGTCCGGTAAAACTCCGGCGTAGCAAATGACTTATATATTACGTTCGGCTCAATCATGCCGTTTTGGTCAGCTGCAGCTTTCGCTCCGCCATTCGCGCCGTTTGCGTTGTTTGCCTCAGCCGCCTTGCCGCGGTTCTGTTCCTCAAAAAGCTGATCTACCAGTTTCGCTTCCTCGCGGCTGAATGATGTGTATTCCAACGCTGTCACCCCGCTCGTGGCCAGCATGGTCATCGTCAAAGCTCCAGCTAGTATTTTTATTGTTTTTCCCATACGTGTCATCCTCTTATCGCGCCTCAATCCAAATGGCAGGACGAGCAGCCGCCCTGTCCATTCGTTTCAGTTTGCCTACCGTTTCCACCAAAGAATTTCCCGACTTGGCGTTTGATGTAGCTTCCGGCTTTGCCGGCCGCCTCGCTTACGGCCGTATAGGCTCTGTTGGCCACCGTATAAGCCTTGTTCATGCCCATTCTGGCGCAGTCGCAAATCGCTACAACCGGTGGGAAGCCGTAGGACTGTTCGCGGTTGATCACCTTGAATCCATCGAGGCAGCGCCCGATGTAGATCGCGTCAAATTTCTTGCCACCATAGCTGAGCGTGCCACCGTCTTCGCCTATTTCGTGCAAATTGTAATCATAGGTGCGTGGGCTGGTGCGCCGGAATTTCAGTCGTACGGCTTCTATCCAGCCATGCCACTTGTCGCCTGCCGTCAACGCCGTGCTTCGGGTTGACAAATGCTTAGCGATAACCGGATCCAAGAAGCGCATTTCCATCGTCAATGGTTTCGGGTTGGCCGCCGAGCCTACGGACAGGGTGTTGAAATCGAGCGGCTGGCCGTATTTCCCGTACCAAAACTTGTGTACTTCAACATCTATAGTTGGCACTTCTGAGTTCAAAACTACTAACTCTTTCAAATTCTCAAGTGCTATCCCTTTCCCGACTACAGATTGAGGCTTGACCCAATTATCCTTGTCCGTTCCTTCTTTGATACCACCAAGCTCTATTTCAAACAGTTTATTTTTCTCGATCCAGACTGCCTGTCCGGCCGCTTGTCCGGCCGCCTGTCCGGCCGCTTGTCCGCCTGCTTGACCGGCCGCTTGTCCGCCTGCCTGTCCGGCCGCTTGTCCGCCTGCCTGTCCGGCCGCTTGTCCGCCTGCTTGTCCGGCTGCCTGTCCGGCCGCTTGTCCGGCCGCTTGTCCGCCTGCTTGACCGGCCGCTTGTCCGCCTGCTTGACCGGCCGCTTGTCCGCCTGCTTGTCCGGCCGCCTGTCCGCCTGCCTGTCCGGCCGCTCTCACCTTCACCTTGTGATACATGAACACTCCGGACTCGTAGCCATCAGTTTCCTCACGAGCTGCATCTTCCGTAGCTGTGTACTGATAACAATCGTGCGGCCGCCCATCAATCCCTTTAAATTTTTCAAATATATTTGTCAGCCAATTTTCACTGCCCAGCTTTACATCGTCATTGTATTTATAGATTAGCTTTCTTACCTTCTTATTAACATCAACTGCCTGCTGCCACGGGAACTTACCAAGGGCAATCGAGGCGGGATCTTGATAAACATTCGGATCATGTGGCTTATTACCTTCCTCAACTTCCGCTTGCGTGTCCTCAGCCAAAAAGTCGGCGAAAACTAGCTTCCGTTTGTTTTCATCATCCTTGTTTTTCTCTATTTTCAGCCAGTTCACCACCATAGGCGTTCCCAGCGGTAAGCCAATCCGCCTGTCATCATTCTCAGTTTTTTTAGCCAAATACCAGCCAAGACGCTCAGGATGCTCTGTTTCTTCCGCGGGGGTCTGCAAATCTGCATCACTTATTTCAACCATATTGGGCTGAATTTCTTTCCCATTAGCATCCTTATACTTACCATTTGGTACCAACTTTATTTTAGTGGCCGCCGGTTGCATGAGTGGTTTTAACTGCGATTGCATTTCTGCCTGGCCCGGCAAAGCCTCATCTAATTCTTTCTCCAAATCCTCTTCCTGATCTGTAGCCAAGCCATCATTGTAAAGCGCATCTGAATATATGTTGTGCCCACGCTGATCAAGCCAAATCTTCTTGACCGCAAGCTTCTTTATCGGGACGATGTCCGGGATCGGAATATTCTCATCGGCAAAACCGTCCACAACATCTACAACATATTTGTTACGCTCAACCTTGACCCCGGCTGCACCGGCCCCCGGATTTGCATCATCCTTTTTAGGATTCCGCGATCCGACGAAATCTCCGGTAAACTCCAAATTATCCTTAGGTAATTCGATTACCACACGGTGATAGCCGTCAGGGGTCTTCGCCGCTTCAGAATTGCGCAGCAAAACACGCACATCAACGTATCTGAATTCTACGCCTAGTTTACCACTGCCCGGTTTCCCTTTGATATCCGCAATGCCATCCTTAGGAATTTCCTGACCGTTAATCGTCTTAATATCGCCCTTGTCATCCAGACCGAAGCGAACGGTTTGCTGAGCCTTATCTTTTCTTTTCAGCATAAAACCAGGGATCACGTCAAAGTTAGTCGTATCAAAATCACGCACGTTATTCTTGACCTTCATCGGATCCATAATCATAAAATCCGACTCTTGCCCAATTTTACCCTGCTTGCCCACACCGCCGCCTTCATCATCTTCGGTGGTTTCGCAAATATACTTCTTATAGTAAAAACGTTTCTTAAACGGCTGATAATAGAACCGGAACACATTAGGGTTGGGCGGGAATTTGCCGTCTGCTTCTTTTTCAAAACGCTTAATCAAAGCACTGCGCACAAATTTATTCGTATTGTACGCGCCACTATCAATCGAATATTTGCCATCCGGTATCGCCCCGATCTTGGCGAGCGTTTTCGGATCCACAATTCTAATCCACTGATCGTTTTGCTCCGTGGCAAAAGCCGCTCCATAGGAATCGGGCATAAAACTTTTGTTGATCGCAAAACGCCCTTTTTCGCCTACTTTAGTTCCCTGCATACCGTATATCTCAGTGTCAGCCGCCTGTAAGCCGTCTTCCGGGTCGTTCACCGGTACTCCGTTCTCCTCCTTGTAAGGGATCTCCTTATCCTGCTTGTTATAAAAATGATGCTCCACGCGCACCGGCACAGTCGGGTTCTTAATCCACACGGCCTTCGCCATTGCCGGTTCTTCCATTTTGATGTCAAAAGCAAATACATCAGCAACTTTATGCGGATTTGTCATATCATACTTATAATCCTGATCATGCTGATAGCCGTATTTTTCCCAACGCAGGAACGTGTAGCCCTCACACTTCGGTTCCGATATGGGGAAAATCTTAGCCCCCGCCTTAACTTTAAAGGTTTTTTTCTGATGCCCTTCTGTCAACTTGCCTGTTGGCCCATTTTTCTCTTCGGTATAGTCTTTTTTGTTATATTTGGCATCCGTAACCGTGCCTTGTTCCAGCTCTTCATACTCAACCTTGCTACCGGCAGGTGGATTTAGATCAATCGTGTAATCATAGATGCTGTTATCCCCCCACTTTGCATAGATGTTGAGTCGATAGTCGGGCATTGTTGCGTTTTCAGATAGCGGAACTTCACAGGACGGATCCATATAATATCCAATAAGTTTATAGCGCGGATCGTAACCTAACTGTTCTGCTGAAATCCCCTGCTTGAATTGATCCTGACCTAGAGCCCAAACAATTTTTTCTTCAAATTCGACTGGGTCTTGTCGAGTCTCGTAATTTCCGTTTCTTTTTTTATGATTTAACAACAAATCATATTTATTTCTAGTATATGTGTAATCCAAGAATCCGACCGATTCAAAATCAACATCACCCAAACTCATACCATGTGATTCATACCAATTTTGCAATCTCTTTTCGGCAGGATTTTTGTATTCGTCAGGGTCTTCACCTTCAGTGGGCTGATATATTTCTTCGAATTTGTCATGTAACTCATCTTCATCAAATTTATCTTGCCTTTTCTTTTTCTCTACCGATTTTAACCCCCTTATTTCTGGAGCTTCAAATTCATAGGAATCAAAGGCTGTATCAGTTTTCCGGTAGTAAAGATCCCGATAAGTATAATCAAATTCTTTTTTTGTATTGCCTTCATCGTCTTCAGTGGGCTCGGTCGCTAATCGTTTTACCCCCATGAGAACATATATTAAGGTTGTACTATTATTATCCTTGTCTTCATCCCCAGTGAAAGCAAGAATAGCCGGCGGAGTATAAGTCGATCCGTTATAATCATCCGTTTGCTCAAAATTATATGTTTTAGAATCATCCACATAGCCCCATTCGTTCGCCTGACAAAATGCATCTGACAAAATTATTTTTTTGTCAGCCCTTAACGGCGGCGTATCTCGGTAAGGTGGATGTCCGTTGCTTTGCGCCATAGCGCTCCAACCTAAAAAGCGAACCGGATCAACCAAGTAATCTGTATCATTTCCCCTGACAAGC
This is a stretch of genomic DNA from Mageeibacillus indolicus UPII9-5. It encodes these proteins:
- a CDS encoding S41 family peptidase encodes the protein MKPYKLFILVLSMLMPLLCSCDGLIANHSIPEHSPGMPDKTTTNRFSDYDKFPLPYETELKVSSDGEQLILSKQQALEDYDALWEMLEDNYPYFETIKNELGLDWKEVRDTYRTELISVCRGPSILQDNYINVINNCLKQFKSIGHLYVIQPFLYQRMVDTFRAVVESSGENQNHDSKEEVDMLSKMLSIIESQKVKTFYDYYKNLMPSPTPASTEGGTQLYPQEQSLYEEVRQTIIEATVGEGIPYIKITGFLWSSPKCTPIAIKMIQDFFEANSEADDIIIDIQGNGGGNTGVWRDGIVSHIICEPLKQSGMIGVKDGKFNRFMWDAEQPFPSEFKEIDSETWDNTFPDLNIKDFGHLKFYNHENTCTQHDNSICFQGQLWMLIDRSNYSASDAFASFCKTTGFARLVGKTTGGNGRGGQPYTFALPNSGLLVYFDPYFSLNPDGSCNAIAGTRPDIETKAGMTALETCLEAIWRDKD
- a CDS encoding radical SAM/SPASM domain-containing protein, yielding MNGLNYKESSYNFEFPYEDDESKRILYNSRTNALALIDKEKYIYFQNFKERGQPISDEKLLEDLKYGGYILRDDIDELELIRFNLLQSRYNTSSLGLTIAPTSDCNFRCIYCYEKESLKPVVMSEGVQEKVVELVKARAESIMRLSVTWYGGEPLLALDIIENLTNKFLEICEEHKIRYDAGIVTNGYLLTTKVSERLKDLRIMHTQITVDGAPEEHDKRRPLAGGQPTFHKIISNLRAAKEILPCKVSIRINTDKDNADQVDEVLKILKENDLNDVAYPYLGMVENSNDCYAESSCYHPEEFSAVEFDYRIRNSSDISNSYPRLIANSCGADSNSNLVINADGKLYKCWNDIGVKERTVGDLLAPASDAAMVPLLQYLMYDPTHDSECSKCKYLPICMGGCPSRRLFRKDTRCNVMRYRLKDYICVISFYLKNNKIKPANKDDDMA
- a CDS encoding InlB B-repeat-containing protein, with the protein product MRKWLREIAAGLSVAVVLTSVDVSGLMAVRALDETGSGNGSVSTVVESAVSGSAAGSDASSTRATADGGQLGNNGGTVVGGKPGKDEQKAGSKTSGFSWVNEAPKYDEKSDLELHESPDPKDKKNLSNGIYLNENLPKKARFIGPDPVDKAAANAQIENPAQPKLYTYQMNMKLVSKEAGKPDTQAEFYQPYEITVGEKNPWLNGGANILYAFPHVEGYMDPVSAKDPAGTKLAGGAGEARTLVFQSGAGKTAEPGKYMYENLIELANSANQAEARSNRYRYSEDFLYQPNQIKFKVRHVVIDEKGTHKLSEAGINDFQGKADQNGCETVTASVGERYTLKKLDLPELNEKYECLDEGKKVVVGDSEDFQVDMHYKHKIKKVLFDTDCEEKVNSEAHLAGTAFRIPNKHIEKPGYEFLGWMADKDLTPVDSAQANKAYKAADQKKKYDDKIDALAKDSSVLPESYKTKDEAENRIRALQLAPADAVEYLKKCLLNDTTLDYSMPGEDVKFTAIWKANREANYRITYWLEKADYTKADTLEKDEKKRLSRMYSFLFAESKHDDVTAVSFDNAYYKNLADNFIKNATIVQFPDEGTGINGRKKVYRYDREQTELLNAGKTKVEVDGSTNINVVIRRKRFILLFGVPGGKTANIKTERREYRMALRYTDEEDPEGNRILDRTATLSPWIKPPVDCYKKDENGGLPTSLAEGEDKPYQVKVRFGQELDQVWPLPLNTAELVRGNDTDYLVDPVRFLGWSAMAQSNGHPPYRDTPPLRADKKIILSDAFCQANEWGYVDDSKTYNFEQTDDYNGSTYTPPAILAFTGDEDKDNNSTTLIYVLMGVKRLATEPTEDDEGNTKKEFDYTYRDLYYRKTDTAFDSYEFEAPEIRGLKSVEKKKRQDKFDEDELHDKFEEIYQPTEGEDPDEYKNPAEKRLQNWYESHGMSLGDVDFESVGFLDYTYTRNKYDLLLNHKKRNGNYETRQDPVEFEEKIVWALGQDQFKQGISAEQLGYDPRYKLIGYYMDPSCEVPLSENATMPDYRLNIYAKWGDNSIYDYTIDLNPPAGSKVEYEELEQGTVTDAKYNKKDYTEEKNGPTGKLTEGHQKKTFKVKAGAKIFPISEPKCEGYTFLRWEKYGYQHDQDYKYDMTNPHKVADVFAFDIKMEEPAMAKAVWIKNPTVPVRVEHHFYNKQDKEIPYKEENGVPVNDPEDGLQAADTEIYGMQGTKVGEKGRFAINKSFMPDSYGAAFATEQNDQWIRIVDPKTLAKIGAIPDGKYSIDSGAYNTNKFVRSALIKRFEKEADGKFPPNPNVFRFYYQPFKKRFYYKKYICETTEDDEGGGVGKQGKIGQESDFMIMDPMKVKNNVRDFDTTNFDVIPGFMLKRKDKAQQTVRFGLDDKGDIKTINGQEIPKDGIADIKGKPGSGKLGVEFRYVDVRVLLRNSEAAKTPDGYHRVVIELPKDNLEFTGDFVGSRNPKKDDANPGAGAAGVKVERNKYVVDVVDGFADENIPIPDIVPIKKLAVKKIWLDQRGHNIYSDALYNDGLATDQEEDLEKELDEALPGQAEMQSQLKPLMQPAATKIKLVPNGKYKDANGKEIQPNMVEISDADLQTPAEETEHPERLGWYLAKKTENDDRRIGLPLGTPMVVNWLKIEKNKDDENKRKLVFADFLAEDTQAEVEEGNKPHDPNVYQDPASIALGKFPWQQAVDVNKKVRKLIYKYNDDVKLGSENWLTNIFEKFKGIDGRPHDCYQYTATEDAAREETDGYESGVFMYHKVKVRAAGQAGGQAAGQAGGQAAGQAGGQAAGQAGGQAAGQAAGQAAGQAGGQAAGQAGGQAAGQAGGQAAGQAGGQAAGQAAGQAAGQAVWIEKNKLFEIELGGIKEGTDKDNWVKPQSVVGKGIALENLKELVVLNSEVPTIDVEVHKFWYGKYGQPLDFNTLSVGSAANPKPLTMEMRFLDPVIAKHLSTRSTALTAGDKWHGWIEAVRLKFRRTSPRTYDYNLHEIGEDGGTLSYGGKKFDAIYIGRCLDGFKVINREQSYGFPPVVAICDCARMGMNKAYTVANRAYTAVSEAAGKAGSYIKRQVGKFFGGNGRQTETNGQGGCSSCHLD
- a CDS encoding ABC transporter ATP-binding protein, yielding MKQIFNFCGKYLNEKKGILTLYILICIFASMTTVVFPYISGSFIDRLIQATDTSFLGRYILIFALFSIVGLILGYVSSRLYMKLQTQIAFRLNADAIKHVQNVPLGFILRQDTAYLNQRINSDSNALIIFCIGVMQQIVINAVMVIAPIALIFSFSIYLGIVLIILNALYFLSYNIFKKPLFKVSYEYKEEQSRYFGKLTEQLCNVKFIQLHGVGNGFFKRLTHVFENLLNKALIYQKTNYLFSSVDKIIMTVANILVFLFGGISVINGSLSVGYFAIISSYFSMMMSATRYFFTLGQSVQENMVSYNRLREIFEINEKSNGKEVPKGIDCIEARNLTFSYGDNCVLHDYSVTFKKGNIYALTGKNGSGKSTLINVLVGLYIDEFTGEVFYNDKRISLLDMCEVRRKYIGISEQEPMLLPDTLRYNLTIDEQAELDENNFHELCSCLGLEEFIESLPNGLDTIINERASSLSGGEKQKIAILRALMKKPDVLILDEPTSALDRASRKHLREHLQLLKKEKIIIISTHDKDFIEFCDECICLALPVQN